The following DNA comes from Marichromatium purpuratum 984.
GCCACAGGAGCAGCCACCGCCCTCGGGGCGGTAGGGGCCGAGCTGCGGATGACGCCGCGCGAAGCGTGCGTACAGCTGCTGCACCCCGACCCAGCCGGCAAGCACGACGAAGATGATCACCGGGACCAGCAACAACCTAGCCATGGCTGCCACCCAACCCGGCGAAACCCATGAAGGCGAGCGAGAGCAGCCCGGCGAGCATCAGGCTCATCGCCGCGCCCTCGCTGACCCGGGGCACCCGCGCCAGGGCGAGCTTTTCGCGCAATCCGGCCATCAGCATCAGCGCCAGGGTGAAGCCCACGCCGGCGCCGACGGCATAGACCAGGCTTTGCGCGAAGTCATACTCCTTGGCGGTCTGGAACAGCGCCAGACCGAGGATCGCGCAGTTGGTGGTGATCAGCGGCAGGAAGATGCCGAGCGAGCGGAACAGCGCCGGGCTGAAGCGCTTGACGAACATCTCCACCAGCTGCACCGCCGAGGCGATCACCGCGATGTAGCAGATCAGGCGCAGGAACTCGAGCTGCAGCTCGCCGAGCACCCAGTTGATGCCATAGGCCGCGGCCGAACTCACCAGCATCACGAACATGGTCGCCAGGCCCATGTTCCAGGCCGTCTCCTTCTTCGCCGAGACGCCGAGGAAGGGACAGATGCCGAGAAACAGCGCCAGCACGAAGTTGTTGACGACCGCGGCGTTGAGAAAGATCAGCGACAAGGGTTCAGCGTGCATATGCGCTCTCCGCGGCGGACTGCAGCTTGCGTTCCTTACGCAACCGCAGCCAGTTGAACAACAACAGCCAGGCACCGAGGACGAAGAACCCGCCCGGGGGCAGGATCATCACTACCCAGGGCTGGAAGTCGGCGCCGAACAGCGGGATGCCGAGGATGGTGCCGCTACCGAGCACCTCGCGCACCGTGCCGAGACTGAGCAGCGCCAGGGTGAAGCCCGCGCCCATGCCGAGGCTGTTGACCAGGGTGGTGTGCAGCCGCTGCTTGGAGGCATAGGCCTCGGCGCGACCGAGGATCACGCAGTTGGCCACGATCAGCTGGATGAAGGCGCCGAGCGCGGCATACAGCTCGAGGCTGATGGCCTGGATGGCATAATCGACGATGGTGACGAAGGTGGCGATGATGACGATGTAGCTGGCGATACGCACCTGCTTGGGGATCCAGTTGCGCAGCAGCGACACCAGCAAGCTCGAGCACACCATCACGAAGGTGGTGGCCAGACCCATGGCGATGGCGTTGACCGTGGTGTTGGTCACCGCCAGCACCGGGCACATGCCCAGCAGCATCACGAACACCGGGTTCTCTTCCCACAGCCCGCGCACGAAGGTGTCGAGCGACAGGCTCTCTTGTTGGTTGGGCAGTTCAGCCATTCATCGGCCCTCGCTACGGTTCGGTTCGGAGAAGAGCGCCAGCTCGCGCTGCACCGCCGGTGCCACCCGCTGGGCGGCGTCGTTGACCGCGCGCGCCATGGCGTTGGAGGTGATGGTCGCGCCGGAGATGGCGTCGATCTGCCAGGGCTGGGTCTTGGTGCCGTGCTTGACCGGGACGATGGGGTTGGCGAGCGCCGTCCCGGCGGCATCGAGCCGCGCGTCCAGCGCCTCGAAGTTCTTCAGATACTCGGCATCGGTGGAGATCTTGTCGCCGAGTCCCGGGGTCTCGGTCGACTTCAACACCTTGCTGCCGATCACGCACTGACAGGCGGGGTCATAGCCGAAGAGGAACTGGATGACGTCCTGGTAGCCGCGCGCGGCGCCCGGGAAGGCAATGCCGACGAGTGCGCCCGCGGCATCGTAACCGGCGTAGAGATGGACGCCCTCGGCGC
Coding sequences within:
- a CDS encoding electron transport complex protein RnfA, with product MHAEPLSLIFLNAAVVNNFVLALFLGICPFLGVSAKKETAWNMGLATMFVMLVSSAAAYGINWVLGELQLEFLRLICYIAVIASAVQLVEMFVKRFSPALFRSLGIFLPLITTNCAILGLALFQTAKEYDFAQSLVYAVGAGVGFTLALMLMAGLREKLALARVPRVSEGAAMSLMLAGLLSLAFMGFAGLGGSHG
- a CDS encoding FMN-binding protein, translated to MTIEQQTQTPAPSTPAWAMLRTLGGIAMLSGLLVVLVYQFTLPIIAENQRRMTEKAVFHVLDGAVAKRDFVLTAEDALVPAGEGAEGVHLYAGYDAAGALVGIAFPGAARGYQDVIQFLFGYDPACQCVIGSKVLKSTETPGLGDKISTDAEYLKNFEALDARLDAAGTALANPIVPVKHGTKTQPWQIDAISGATITSNAMARAVNDAAQRVAPAVQRELALFSEPNRSEGR
- the rsxE gene encoding electron transport complex subunit RsxE gives rise to the protein MAELPNQQESLSLDTFVRGLWEENPVFVMLLGMCPVLAVTNTTVNAIAMGLATTFVMVCSSLLVSLLRNWIPKQVRIASYIVIIATFVTIVDYAIQAISLELYAALGAFIQLIVANCVILGRAEAYASKQRLHTTLVNSLGMGAGFTLALLSLGTVREVLGSGTILGIPLFGADFQPWVVMILPPGGFFVLGAWLLLFNWLRLRKERKLQSAAESAYAR